One genomic region from Acidobacteriota bacterium encodes:
- a CDS encoding CocE/NonD family hydrolase yields the protein MNCFRSVAPRLLGVCLLVLWSASLSVLAQETFDVKAHYTKYEYQIPMRDGVKLFTSVYVPKDTSQKYPILMNRTPYTVSPYGADYKENIGPSAAMAREGYIFVYQDVRGKWMSEGEFMDVRPVNPQKKKPTDIDESSDTWDTVDWLVKNIPNNNGKVGMWGISYPGFYAALGLVESHPALVAVSPQAPIADWFIGDDFHHNGAFYLIDFFRFYYAFGQPRPKPTTERSPNFEYGTPDGYKFFLELGPLTNINAKYYKNNIAYWNEASQHGTYDEYWKARNVLPHLKNVKPAVMTVGGWFDAEDLYGPLHIYDAVEKNNPGRFNILVMGPWYHGGWARTDGENIGSISFAQKSAVYYREQLELPFFNFHLKGKGTINLPEAAIFNTGANEWRAFETWPPKNLQEKSLYFHPNGKLSFEPPPTAGKNAFDEYVSDPAKPVPFTNEITNDRSREYMVEDQRFAARRPDVLVYQTDVLTEDMTLAGPMLAELFVSTTGTDSDWIVKVIDVFPDTEPDNGAVKMGGYQMLVRGEVMRGKFRNSYEKPEAMKPGQVTRVPVPLQDLCHMFRKGHRLMVQVQSSPGSGFRVPGSGFRVPGSGFRVPGSGFRVPGSGFRVPGSGFSNLC from the coding sequence ATGAATTGTTTCCGATCTGTTGCCCCGCGTTTGTTGGGTGTGTGTCTCCTGGTCCTGTGGAGTGCCAGTCTATCGGTGCTGGCGCAAGAGACCTTTGATGTCAAAGCCCACTATACAAAGTATGAATACCAGATTCCAATGCGTGATGGGGTGAAGTTGTTCACCTCGGTGTATGTCCCCAAAGACACGTCCCAAAAATATCCAATTTTGATGAACCGAACGCCCTACACCGTGTCGCCTTACGGTGCGGACTACAAAGAAAACATTGGGCCATCGGCGGCGATGGCCAGGGAAGGGTACATCTTTGTGTATCAGGATGTGCGCGGAAAATGGATGTCGGAAGGTGAGTTTATGGACGTGCGGCCCGTCAATCCTCAAAAAAAGAAGCCGACCGACATTGATGAAAGCTCAGATACCTGGGACACGGTTGACTGGCTGGTGAAAAACATTCCAAACAACAACGGCAAAGTTGGAATGTGGGGTATTTCCTACCCTGGGTTTTATGCCGCACTGGGGCTGGTTGAATCTCACCCGGCACTGGTGGCCGTTTCGCCACAAGCCCCGATTGCCGACTGGTTTATCGGGGATGATTTCCACCACAATGGTGCTTTTTACCTGATTGATTTCTTTCGGTTTTATTATGCGTTTGGTCAGCCGCGCCCCAAACCAACGACGGAACGGTCACCCAATTTTGAGTATGGAACACCAGATGGGTACAAGTTTTTCCTGGAGCTTGGACCGCTGACCAATATCAATGCGAAGTACTATAAAAACAACATTGCCTACTGGAACGAAGCGTCCCAGCACGGCACCTATGACGAGTACTGGAAAGCCCGAAACGTCCTGCCGCATTTGAAAAATGTCAAACCAGCGGTGATGACGGTTGGCGGCTGGTTTGACGCCGAAGATTTGTATGGCCCGCTCCATATTTATGATGCGGTGGAGAAAAACAATCCGGGCCGATTCAATATCCTGGTGATGGGCCCCTGGTATCACGGCGGCTGGGCACGTACCGATGGCGAAAATATTGGTAGCATTTCCTTTGCCCAGAAATCTGCCGTGTACTATCGCGAGCAACTGGAGTTGCCGTTTTTCAACTTTCATTTGAAAGGGAAGGGCACGATCAATCTACCCGAAGCGGCGATTTTTAATACCGGGGCCAATGAGTGGCGTGCGTTTGAGACCTGGCCACCGAAAAATCTCCAGGAAAAGTCGCTCTATTTTCATCCGAACGGGAAGCTTTCATTTGAGCCTCCACCAACGGCTGGCAAAAATGCATTTGACGAATATGTGAGCGATCCGGCCAAACCAGTTCCCTTCACCAATGAAATCACCAATGACCGCAGCCGCGAATATATGGTTGAAGATCAACGGTTTGCAGCTCGCCGCCCGGATGTGCTGGTCTATCAAACCGATGTGCTGACCGAAGATATGACCCTGGCCGGTCCGATGCTGGCTGAACTCTTTGTCTCAACCACGGGCACAGATTCAGACTGGATTGTCAAAGTCATTGATGTTTTCCCAGACACTGAGCCAGACAATGGGGCTGTCAAAATGGGCGGCTACCAGATGCTGGTTCGCGGTGAAGTGATGCGCGGCAAATTTCGCAACAGCTATGAAAAGCCCGAAGCCATGAAACCCGGTCAGGTAACACGCGTTCCCGTGCCGCTTCAGGATTTGTGCCACATGTTCCGCAAAGGCCACCGGTTGATGGTCCAGGTACAGAGTTCGCCGGGTTCCGGGTTCCGGGTTCCGGGTTCCGGGTTCCGGGTTCCGGGTTCCGGGTTCCGGGTTCCGGGTTCCGGGTTCCGGGTTCCGGGTTCCGGGTTCCGGGTTCCGGGTTCCGGGTTTTCGAATCTTTGTTGA
- a CDS encoding class I SAM-dependent methyltransferase, giving the protein MQESNGLAITHCTTTNLRRWNELVAIHAQSKFYDLEGFKAGNTSLRPLEIKEVGDVTGKSLLHLQCHFGMDTLSWARCGAQVTGVDFSDQAIALARSLNDELGLNARFICSNVYELPAVLDEQFDVVFTSYGVLVWLHDYDRWAQIVAGALKPGGTFYIAEIHPFPYVFDEASTTEAFRLKYPYFWTSEPVECQTEGTYTDRTTEIQETTEYCWIYNVGDIVTALIKVGLHIEFLHEFPFCVYQAFPFMQQSEDGWWRMPDHQASLPFLFSIRARKP; this is encoded by the coding sequence ATGCAAGAATCAAACGGTTTGGCCATCACGCACTGTACCACAACCAACTTGCGGCGGTGGAATGAACTTGTCGCCATCCACGCCCAGTCAAAGTTTTATGACCTTGAAGGGTTTAAGGCCGGAAACACCTCGTTGCGCCCGCTTGAAATCAAGGAGGTTGGCGACGTTACGGGAAAATCACTCCTGCATCTGCAATGCCATTTTGGAATGGACACGCTCTCCTGGGCACGCTGCGGGGCTCAGGTAACAGGTGTGGATTTTTCAGACCAGGCGATTGCCCTGGCCCGCTCGCTCAATGACGAACTTGGACTTAACGCCCGGTTTATCTGTTCCAATGTCTATGAGTTACCGGCAGTGCTCGACGAACAATTCGATGTGGTATTTACGTCCTATGGCGTGCTGGTGTGGCTGCATGATTATGACCGCTGGGCACAGATCGTGGCAGGAGCCTTGAAACCGGGCGGGACATTCTATATTGCTGAAATCCATCCGTTTCCCTATGTCTTTGACGAAGCTTCGACCACAGAGGCTTTCCGGCTGAAATATCCTTATTTTTGGACGTCCGAGCCAGTCGAATGCCAGACTGAGGGTACCTACACTGACCGCACGACTGAAATTCAGGAAACTACCGAATACTGCTGGATTTACAATGTAGGCGACATCGTCACGGCACTCATCAAAGTTGGATTACACATCGAGTTTCTGCACGAGTTTCCATTTTGTGTCTATCAGGCATTTCCCTTTATGCAGCAGTCGGAAGACGGCTGGTGGCGAATGCCCGATCATCAGGCGTCGTTGCCATTTTTGTTCTCTATTCGGGCACGCAAACCGTGA